Sequence from the Tachyglossus aculeatus isolate mTacAcu1 chromosome 17, mTacAcu1.pri, whole genome shotgun sequence genome:
ATAAATATCTAGATGTatctatagatacatatatagatgtatctatagataaatatatatatgatatataaattTACCGGGCTATAAGTCCCTTATCAGGCCCCACTGCTGGAGAAAGTGCACTTAAAAATTGGGCAAGAAGTTCAACCAGTCAGACGTGGTTCAGCCCAGCCCTTCCCCCCGCAAAAAGGGCAAAGGTGAGAAGCTGCCGGGGCCCCAACTGACTGGGGTCGGCCCCATTGTCTCTTGGGACCAGGAGACTTGAATCAAATCTTCGCCCTGGCTGTTGcatttggggttgggaggagaggggtAAAGATCCCCTGGGAGCGGGAAAACAAGGCTGTCTTCCCCCACAGACCTGGACAACCCGCTGCCTGATGAAGTTCTACGCGACGGTCGCTGCCTCTTCCATCTCCCAAGGGGGAGATGCCACCGTGGAGAGGATCGAGAGGCGGGTTCTGGACTCCAACCCTATCATGGAGGCTTTCGGTAAACGCTcgctcagtctccccctccccatcctgccttccttctgtgtcacgctccgccccacccctccctccattgTCAGGATGACTCACCCAGCCTCTTCCCACTGCAGCTTAAGTCCATTCGTCTGCTTCTGCCCTCGGGGGCGGGGAGACCAGCTTCTGGTgaacccccacttcctccccctcgtGTTTTAACTTGGAGGCttggaggcggggagagggcCCAAGGGGTTCTGCCGCTTTCAGCCTggaaggtgggaggcaggatgTCACATGGCCTAAGCGATGGTGGGGAAAGGATATCACACGGGAATTCCAATGGGAATATATATCTCCCATTGGGatatatagatatgtgtgtgtgaatACTGAGGTGGGGGGTGGTGATTTTTAGGAAATGCCTGTACTCTGAGGAACAACAACAGCAGCCGCTTCGGGAAGTACATCCAGCTCCACCTGGACAGGTAGCCATCGCAAGATCCAACCACCACGATGCTTGGCCGCCTGTGGCCAGCAGAGACCCGGCCCCGACGCGGGCAGACACGGGGATCCCTCAAATGGGAAAACGTCGGCAAAATGTCCCCTCCCAGTCCCTGCCCGGTTGGAGTTCGCTGCCCTCTTTTCGCTCCCCAGAACTCAGAATGAAAAGTTGGGCCCGGCGCCTCTGACCGCAGCAGGAAACAGGTTGCAGCTCAATTGGTTCCCGGCTTTAAGCCAAGCCCCTTTGGCCCTCCGCTCTGCTTGCCCTTGAAGCTCAGCTGGACACTCCACATTGAcctcgcccccacccctccaccgtgGGTGCGTGTTGGGGGAGCGTGGTGGGGGGGCTCTGACTTGGCCGGGACCCCTCCCCAGAGACCAGCAGATGACCGGTGCCTCGATCCAGACCTACCTCCTGGAGAAGACGCGTGTGGCCTATCAGGCTCCCTGTGAGAGGAATTTTCACATCTTCTACCAGGTACCGCCCAGCGGAGGTGAGGCTCTGCCCAGGCTCGAGGCTGGGAGCCTCTCACCTGTCCTCCGCCCACTTCCCGTACCTTCCCAGCGTGTCGGGCCGCTCTGCCGACTGGCAGTTGGGCCATCTGCTTGTCTTGTTGTCCAGATTGCCAAGGGTGCCAGTGCAGAGGAGAGGCTAGAGTGGGAGCTGCCCGAGAATGCGGACTTCTGCTGGCTGCCCAATTCCTCCAGGACCCTGACAGGTAGAGGGGTGCCAGAGTCTGGCCAGCAGCGCCGCGGCCCGTGGTTAGACTCGACGAGGTCGGGGTCTTGAGCagggggccgggagtcagaaggtggacGGTTTCCCCAAGTCTCCTTAGGGCTCTGTAGTCAGATCCCAGCCTCTCCGCTTcaagtggatcgagcacaggcctgggattcttgccccggctctgccacttgccttctgggtgaccttgggcaagtcgcttcacttttctgggcctcggttacctcatctgtaaaatgaggattgtgcctgtcgagccccctgtgggacgtggactgtatccagcctgattacctcagcgcttagaacggtgcctcgcacatagtaagtgcttaacaagtaccgtaaaaaaaaaatgagagcgaAGCTCTAGCTGCTGTCAGGGAGAAAATGTCCCTGGGTCCCTGCTCCCCTCAGACCCTTATGGAGCCAGCCCCTGCCCAGGCTCAGGATGGACCTTATTTAGCAAAGGAGGCATGGAACCAGGGGGTTGGGACAGATCTGGATTTGggggcaggcaggagggagaggaatttgGGGGCTTTTGGTTGGGCTGTGGCACAGTGTGGGTATAACACTGGCCTTGGGCATGATGAGGGTTATGGGtcatgatgagagagagagaatgtgtgtgtgtgtgtgtgtgtgtgtgtgtgtgtgtgtgcgctcttCAATCCAATATTTTCTAAATTTAGTTGACCACAAAAATTTCCAAGTTCAAACTTtccagtcagtaataataataatggaacttgctaagcgcttaccatgtgccaagcactgttctaagcactagaatagataatcaggttggacacagtccctgccccatatggggctcacactcttaatccccgttttccagatgaggtagatgaggcccagagaagtgaagtgacttgcccaaggtcacacagcagacaaggggcagatctgggattagaacccaggaccttctaactcccaagccctgctctctatccactacgccatgctgcttttcaaaacaTTCACTGTAATAATACTGTGGTCACGTGTGTGCTGCTCTCTTGCAGAAGATTGCTTCCAGGTGACAAGAGATGCCATGCTCCATCTGGGTattgactgctctgcacagaacaatATTTTTAAGGTGGAGTGGGAAAGGCGCTCTAAGGGAGGGGAATGTGCTGGGATCTGGTTGGGGAGGGAATTCCCGCCTTCTCTTGGCCAGCTGGGGAATCGGCTGCCCCCGGCAAGCCgtggggctggaggaagaagCATTGCCCTGGGAGtcggggacccgggttctaatcctgctctgccacttatctactgtgtcaccttggacgtgtcacttaacttctcaggatcTCAGTTTCTGCAacagccaaatggggattcaatacctggtctccctccccctcagactgtgagccccatgggagttgggcagtgtccgacccgattaccttgtatctgccccagcggatAGCGCGGCgttcggcacatattaagcaatcAGCAACTATGACGGTCGTTACCTGGTGTCCCCCCAGGTCCTCGCGGGGCTGCTGCACCTTGGGAATGTCCGATTCGCTGAACCTGAAGATGAGGCAGAGCCCTGCTCTCCCAAGGATGGGGCCAGAGGTGAGCGGGGACCCCAGCCTGCCCATCCCCAGCCGGAGCCACTCCAGGTGGCTTCACTTTTGGACCGTGCCCCTGACATGTCGGAATGCCAGGAGCCGGGACGGCAGGAAGCGGATCCCCTTGGGACTGGCTGAAGCGACCCCCAGGGGATAACACCGGGAGAGACTCCCCCTGAGTGACCATGGCCCCCTGAGTGACCATGGCCTGTGGTCCCAGGGTCCGTGGAGACGGCGTCCCTTCTGCTGCAGGTGCCCCGGGAGCCGCTGCTGGCCGGCCTACAGATCCGGACTCTCACGGCCGGGAAGCAGCAGCACATCCTCAGGAAGCCCTGCTCTCGGGCTGAGTGCGAGACCCGCCGGGACTGCCTGGCCAAGGTCACCTATGCCAGGTACTGGGcagccttcccctcccttcccctcccttccctactctcttcctcccttctctccctcccttccccttcccccaaccagacgcatctcctccgagaggccttccccgactaagcccccctttcctcttttcccactcccttctgtgtcgctctgactcgctccctttttcttctcctctcccagccccagagcacttatgtaaatatctgtcatttatttatttctactcatgcctgtctccccctttagattgtaagcccgttttgggcagggaatatgtctattgttgtatagtactctcccaagcactcagtacagtgctctgcacacagtaagcactcaatatgaccgattgactgacttcctcttccctttccccttttccttcctctctctccccctcttgtcttctcctctctcattccccttccatcctcctcctcctcaatcaatcatatttattaagtgcttactgggtgtggaacaCTATACTGTGTgctagggagactacaatataacaaaattggtagacacattccctgctctcaaggagtttacagtctagagggcaagacagacattaaaataaattacggtatgtgctgtggggctgagggtggacggaataaagggtacaaacccaagtgcgagggtgacagagaatggagagggagaagggaggagactttccaagagcttagtacagtgctctgcccacagtaagcactcagtaaatacgattgaatgaatgaatgtgattttaataaggctttgaagatggggggagtgatcgtctgttggatatgaagggggagagaattccataccagagaaaggatgtgagcgagaggttggcggcgaggtagatgagactgaggtacagtgagtaggttggtgttagaggggctgggttgtggtaagaaatgattgaggtaaggtaagaggggagaCAGTGATTGggggttttaaagccaatggtgacgagtttctgatcgatgcagagatggatgggcaaccaccggaggttcttaaggagtggggaaacatggactgaacattatttttaaaaaatgatccgggcagcagaagtatagactggagcgaGGAGAGGCGGGAAGCGGGGAGTTCGCAACGAGGCTGCTGCAATAGTCAAGATGGGGTAGAATAAATGCTGGTatcagtagtttggatggaaagaaaagaatgGATATTAGCTAT
This genomic interval carries:
- the MYO19 gene encoding unconventional myosin-XIX isoform X1 — its product is MLRKVEDRQSNSATKEGSIPGTLSGDNLQAFLSDEGQLLRLDDLTKVNPVTPATVLKCLQVRYAASLFYTTAGCTLVALNPFQHIPHLYSTTLMRLYHCTPLPQELPPHIFTVAEQTYRNIKSLSEPVNQSIIISGESGAGKTWTTRCLMKFYATVAASSISQGGDATVERIERRVLDSNPIMEAFGNACTLRNNNSSRFGKYIQLHLDRDQQMTGASIQTYLLEKTRVAYQAPCERNFHIFYQIAKGASAEERLEWELPENADFCWLPNSSRTLTEDCFQVTRDAMLHLGIDCSAQNNIFKVLAGLLHLGNVRFAEPEDEAEPCSPKDGARGAPGAAAGRPTDPDSHGREAAAHPQEALLSG